In Setaria viridis chromosome 5, Setaria_viridis_v4.0, whole genome shotgun sequence, the genomic stretch TTCGTCGAGGCCGAGGCGGACTGTGACATGGCCGACATCGGCGACGTCGCCGAGCCTGACCCTGCGGTGCTCGGCAAGCTCGTGTACAGCGTCCCCGTCGCCAAGAACATACTCGAGATGCCACTCCTTGCAGCTCAGGTACATTTCTTTAATAATTATCTGGATCGAGTTCAATTATTCAACGTGTCATCGAGCTTGATCACGGCGTGTTTGTGCTGATGGCGATCGTCGGATCGACAAGGTGACCAAGTTCAAGTGCGGCGGCTTCGTGCTGGGCCTGGCCATCAACCACTGCATGTTCGACGGCGTCAGCGCCATGCAGTTCGTCAACTCGTGGGGCGAGACGGCGCGCGGCCTCCCCCTGTcgctcccgccggagctcgaCCGCGCCGTCCTCCGCGCACGCGACCCGCCGCGGCACGAGTTCCCACACCACGAGTTCGCGCAGatcaccgacgacgacggcgacaccccgccgccgccgcacggcggCGAGCCGCTCCTGTACCGGTCGTTCCGGTTCGCGCCGGCGTCGATCGCGCGCCTGAAGGTGCTGGCGCCGCTGGAGGGCCGCGCGTGCACCACGTTCGAGGCGCTCGCCGGGTTCGTGTGGAGCGCGCGCACGAGGGCGCTGGGGGTGGCGTCCTCGCGGCAGAGCAAGCTGCTGTTCGCCGTGGACGGCCGGCCGAGgttctcgccgccgctgccggcggggtACTTCGGCAACGCCATCGTGCTCACCagcgcggcgtgcgcggcgggggagctggcggcgccggcggcgtcgtcgaTGCCGCGCGCCGTGCGGCTGGTGCGCGGCGCCGTGGAGGCGGTGACGGACGCGTACATGCGGTCGGCGGTGGACTACTTCGAGGCGACGCGGGCGCGGCCGTCGCTGGCGTCGACGCTGGTGATCACGGCGTGGTCGCGGCTGCCGTTCCGCGCGGCTGACTTCGGGTGGGGCCCGCCCGCGGCGTACGGCCCCGCGGCGCTCCCCGAGAAGGAGGTGGCGCTGTTCCTGTCGTGCGGGGAGGAGCGGGGCGGCGTCCGCGTGCTGCTGGGGCTGCCGCCCGCGGCCATGGCCGAGTTCCAGCGCCTCGTGGAGGAGGTCACCGCGGCCTGAAGGACAGGACCACGAGTCCCGGAATCCGCATGGTCATGGATGGTTATGTAGTGTTGTTTGTGTTCGTGGCTTCGTGGCTCGTTGTGTTCTATTGATCCAGTGAACTCATCGTTGTTAAAAGGTTGGATAATGCTTGGGCCAAGCGTTTAGCAGGACTTTCGTGCGACTGTGTCAGGAACTACGGGGCTGGCCTCGGCAGGATTTTCTGTTGATGAGCAGGGACGGAGGCAGGATTGCTACAATAGAAGGCAATCAAACTAGATCATGCAAGCTTTTTAAATGTGAGGGGCCAAAAATGCAATTTATACATTTCTATTCAGGAGAAAGAAGCAATTCATATACGAGAAATTTTGGGGAGAAAGAAGCAATACATATACGAGAAATTTGGGGAGAAAGAAGCAATTCGTATACGTGGAATAGAtaagagagtaaatcagattgAACAAGCTATGTTCAAATACATGTACTCAACTGAAACATGCATAACACAACCGTGGGTAACGGTAAGCATAGGCAATCAACGACAGGCAAACCTCGCCGAGAAGATCAAGTAAATAAACCGACCTCGATTTCTACTGCTTGTTATTGGCTGCCGATCGACTTGAAAGTCGTCAGGTGGTGGCAAACAACTACAGTGTAGACAGCACTAAAGCAGCCCAGATGAGGGTGAATGCAACCTTATCGCTCAATTCAAAACAGCGGTACCACCCGAGCCTCATTTGTAGAGCGATGTGGCCTCCTTGCATTGAGAAATGCACCGCAAAGATCTGGAACAGCAATGAAAGCTAGGTGAGGAAACGAATTGTGCTCCGTTGCAGTGTCCTTATCATCGTCCGGGCACGTCTAGTAGGCGAAGCagaaggaagcagaagaagtaCTTCGAAAAGCGCGAGGAGCAAGATTTTCCTGGTGCAATGCTATAACGTGCCGACGGCCTTGGCTGAAGCTGCGCAGCCGGTTGGGAAGCTGAGGAAATCTTCCATCTTTATAGCCGCTACGAAAGCCATACTTAAGGtgcatttggtagggtttcAGATTCTTATAGAAACATTTTCGGATCTAGATCTCTCTGGAAATGTTTCTCAGGTGAATCAAAATCACTTTGTGTAACCGTTTGGCTAGCTACCTGGATTCTTTGAAATAGGAACTAGAATAAGGTGAAACACCTAAAATACCGTTTCTCTGTTGTACCTCAAAAAGAAGAAACGTTTCTCTCCGATTCTCACGGAAATGTTTCTGGTTATATTGTGTTTGGCACAGATTCTGCCGTTTCTACCTAGAAACGAAACTGATTCTGTTgtccaaacgcacccttaagAAGGTCACACCATGTTGATTAACTTGAGGTGCATCATGATCAGGTACCTATCTCTCAATTCGAATACTTCCTGAGTCATTTGTAGAGTTACGTGATCAGAAAACGAATTGTGCTGCGTTGTATCGTCCTTGTCATTATTGGGCGTATAGTTAGTGAAATGAGTATTGACTAGGGGGGCACGTGCCCCCATATAGAAGTGCACATCACAGATAAGATCAAATGCTAAGTCGGTCGCATCTAAATTTAATGTAGGATTTCACCTCTCTAATCTAGCTATCAAATGTTTTGCGGGAGGTAAATGATAGCATGTGTTATAGTGAAAAATTCTCCACTCTAAAAATAAACTCTGATAGTGCACTAAAAGGTGGTCAAAGTTGGATAGGTTTGATTTAATGCGACCTATAAAAAAACCTGGAGGAAGTACGTGATTAGCTACACTTTTCTACTTGTTGTGTCGGTCTCATCTCCCATCCCCATTCACTCACTCGCTACTGACTTATTATTATTTTCGGGGAGTGATAGCCTAGGCGTACTACGTGATTGGCAATTTACTAGTAGGCCTGCTTAGCTATACACATTTGTACTCGGTCTCATCTTAGCAAGGGTTAATATTATGGCGGATTTGATTGGTTCTCCAATCGCCAAATCTAGACATTATGGCTGGAGTGATTGATTCAATAAAGATCAATGATACATCGTACAACAACATTGATTGATTGTATGAATGGATTTATCATCGTTctgagaagaagagagaatattttttttaaaaagccgCAGGGAATGATTCCGGCCTGAACTTGCATGCACCACGAACAATGTCAGGGAATGCGGGAGATCGCCGGTCGCCGCGGGAGGAGGATACGGGTGATCCATGGATGGATGGCTAATGAGGGCTATATTGGCTGGTCACCACCGACGATGATGCCACTATCGGCTTGCTTTTGCTTCCACTATCAGGTTTACGCTTTTCAGGCGAAGGACGATACTAGTAGCGTATTGCGGATAGCAAAGTTGGAACGCTGATCTGGCTGACATTCAGCACACGTGGCCTAGCCGAGCCCTCTTGCCGCCCGCGAGGTGCACCGTTCCATTTCCTTCTCGAGTTACAgtttcttccaaactttgcCTCTTATCCTTCCTCAGCATGAAGCCAGCCATAGCCAGACCTTGCTGCTTCGACTGTCGACGATGCCAGCCCAGAAGCGGGGCTCATGAAGGCCCAgaccgtcctcgccgccgcagaTGAACGCGTTTGTTGGCAAGGCTCGGCGACAACACAgcagcgcgccgcgcgccggctGCCGGCGACCTCGAGTGGCGGTCGTATGGGGGGCACTACCCCACCTCGATTCGGCCTTCGCCATCTGGCTCCCAGGATCGATGACCGAGTCAGACTCCGACTGCGCCGAATCCGTGCTGCACATGTGTGATCCAACGGCCCACAGGGACCcaagggggtggacggtaaatgaaataccgtccaccccccgACCTGGGTACAAACGCTTCCTCTGCTTggtgcctcgcctcgccggagcgccgccgagTTCCATCCGCTCCGCCTCCGTATCCTTGCTCGAATCTTGGAATCCGCATGGATGAGTATGGAGTGGTGTTTGTGTTCGTGCCTTCATCCAGAGCCATTGTTAAATGGATACAGTGTTTGCCATTTTAATCAACGTACAGCAGTTGGAGCAAAAGTGGAGCTTTGTAGGCGGGCAAGTGTTTAGCAGGGCTTTTGTGCGAATGTGTCAGGAATCGCAGGGGTTGGCCTTGCAGGATTTTCGGTTCACGAGAAATTTAGAGGAAAAGAAGCAATGCAGATACGAGAAATAAAATAGAGTAAACTAGATTGAACATGCTACATTCATGTACACGTACTCAACTGAAACACACAAAATTGTGGCCAATGACAAACATAAACAGTTAATGACAGTTTGTCTCGCTGAGCAGTTGAAATAAATAAACTGGTCTCAATTTCTACTGCTTATTGTTGGTTGAAACAGCTTGAAAGTCGCCATGTGGTAGCTGAAAGGCATGATAACAAGATTAGCCAcgtatttttctttcttcatcaGACAAGCTAATAAatattataaaatatatttaatgatgTATTAGAGTAAATTGAGCCATAACCATaagggggccatggcccctctAGCCCTCCTACCTGCTAGGTCTCTGAGCTGCAGTGTAGACAGCAACCCAGATGGAGCTAAAGGTGATCTTGCTCAACTCGAAGCAGTGGTAACTCTCGAGCCATATCTGTACAGTGACATATGCTCGTTGCAGGGTGAAATGTGTCGCAAAGACCTGAAGTAATAACGAAAGCCAGATGAAAAAACGAATCGTGCTCCACTACAAGGTCCTTTTATCATCCGGAAGCGGTCGTCCAGCAGACGAATTAGAAGGAAATAACAAAAGCACTTCGGAAGCGGGAGGAGCAAGGCTTTTCCGCTATAATGATGGAACGTGCCAGCGGTCTTGACACCTGTTAGGAAGCTGAGGAAGTCTTACATTTTTATCGACTCCGTGAAGGCCACAGTGAATATGTCACCACCGTGATAAAATAAATAGTTAATGTCATTTGGAACTTAATAGCTCGATAATAGACCATAGACCGCAATAATCGAGATGAGGTGTTAGATGACCTTGTCGCTCAATTCGAAGCATTGATACTTCACAAGTCGGATTTGTAGAGCTACGTGATCAGAAAACGAACTATGCTGCATTGTATCGTCCTTACCATATTTAAAGGTATATGAAAAATGAGTATTGGGATGGGAGGGGGGAATGTACCCCATATAGCAGTACATATCACATACAAAATCAAACGACATCATAAACTCATTGTAGGTTTCCAACCTCTAACCTAGCTATTATATGGGTGGCAGAGGGTAAATGATAGCATAAATTAGTGGAACTTTTTTACCCTTAAATTTTGATTGTGCGCTAAAATATGTGTCCTAGCTACACAAGAATTTCTAAAATCACGAAAGTTGGTTAGAAAATAGgttataaaaatatgaaactaacTCAATTGAAATTATGTCAATTGAAAATGTACTACTCGAGATGTTAGCAAATCTAGCATATTGTACCAGATGGTGACGCGAAATAATTAAACTCTAATTTTATGATTAAGCAAAATCTATAAAGAGCTAATCCATGTATTTTTTCATGGCACTATCTTGATGCCCTAATAATATGGCAGAGTAACATATATGTTGGTGACTAATTCAAATAGAATGTGTTCTTGTAGtcaaattatataaatttacGAAGGGAATATATGCATATCCTAAAAAAGGAATATATGCATAAGAAGACACATCATATATGATATCACTGAATTTTGCAGAGGAGTACTTTTGCCATCCTATCATCATGCAGTAAGGCCCAGACGAATGGTAACCATACATGCAGTGGGGACAAAATTCAGTTATGCATTTGCTGTACTGAATCAACACAGAATTTCCAAGTAAAAAAGAACTAATGTACCAGCTAAAAGGTTAATATCTGTGGTTGACGACTGCAAAAATTCGAGCACTACTGATTGAACGGACACTCAAGTCCGGCATCAATTTATAAAATACTTAAGCTCTTAAACTGTAGCTAGTTCGGGGTTGGTTAGCTCCAACTAACAGCACAAGAGCAATCTTGTCGTAGATCATGTCCACTTCAAATAGAGGATTATTAACTATGAAGAAAACACAATTG encodes the following:
- the LOC117857117 gene encoding omega-hydroxypalmitate O-feruloyl transferase, whose translation is MLVAFLVHSIQMSQPPYSCTRTRNPSCYIRAPSISSPPGLQIHHRHCSAADLPLTMGVFELRVKQQGEPALVPPAAETPKGSYYLSNLDQNIAVIVQTVYCFRAAGGDDGRSASGVLKESLAKVLVHYYPLAGRLTVSGEGKLAVDLTGEGAVFVEAEADCDMADIGDVAEPDPAVLGKLVYSVPVAKNILEMPLLAAQVTKFKCGGFVLGLAINHCMFDGVSAMQFVNSWGETARGLPLSLPPELDRAVLRARDPPRHEFPHHEFAQITDDDGDTPPPPHGGEPLLYRSFRFAPASIARLKVLAPLEGRACTTFEALAGFVWSARTRALGVASSRQSKLLFAVDGRPRFSPPLPAGYFGNAIVLTSAACAAGELAAPAASSMPRAVRLVRGAVEAVTDAYMRSAVDYFEATRARPSLASTLVITAWSRLPFRAADFGWGPPAAYGPAALPEKEVALFLSCGEERGGVRVLLGLPPAAMAEFQRLVEEVTAA